One part of the Mangrovibacillus cuniculi genome encodes these proteins:
- a CDS encoding ABC transporter permease: MNDMMNLSFWQIASAYIFVLILIAIIRFRKIPREKEVLIATARMTLQLIIVGYILVFIFDNASPWYTLLAVFVMLLFAIVNVYQRTKVTIGKDIKKIVAFAMTVGIICTIAFFMFVVLQLEPWYNPQYFIPIAGMIIGKSMTAVTLGVNHLAIEMKSKKPQIEGALMLGATPKVAAAEVVNQAFDAAMLPTINSLVGMGIVFLPGMMTGQIIAGASPLVALGYQIATMLGVVGSVALCVIIFLQLGYKTYFNDRQQLVDLED; the protein is encoded by the coding sequence ATGAATGATATGATGAATTTGTCTTTTTGGCAAATTGCTTCTGCATACATATTTGTGTTGATATTAATTGCTATTATTCGTTTCAGAAAAATCCCTCGTGAAAAAGAAGTTCTAATTGCGACAGCAAGGATGACCTTGCAGTTAATTATTGTTGGATACATATTAGTATTTATTTTCGATAACGCAAGTCCTTGGTACACTCTATTAGCTGTCTTTGTTATGTTGCTTTTTGCGATTGTTAACGTATATCAGCGCACAAAAGTGACAATCGGAAAAGACATTAAGAAAATTGTGGCTTTTGCAATGACTGTTGGCATTATCTGTACCATAGCCTTTTTTATGTTTGTGGTTCTACAGTTAGAGCCATGGTATAACCCACAATATTTTATTCCTATTGCTGGGATGATCATCGGTAAGTCGATGACAGCTGTCACGCTTGGAGTAAACCACTTGGCTATTGAAATGAAGTCCAAAAAACCTCAAATCGAGGGAGCATTAATGCTTGGGGCTACTCCTAAAGTTGCCGCTGCAGAGGTTGTAAATCAAGCTTTTGATGCTGCGATGTTGCCCACAATTAATTCTCTAGTAGGGATGGGAATTGTATTCTTACCAGGGATGATGACAGGACAAATTATCGCAGGAGCGTCTCCATTAGTTGCTTTAGGCTATCAAATAGCTACCATGTTAGGAGTGGTTGGAAGCGTTGCACTTTGTGTCATTATTTTTTTACAGTTAGGTTATAAAACATATTTTAATGATCGACAGCAGCTAGTGGATTTAGAGGATTAA
- a CDS encoding glycerol-3-phosphate responsive antiterminator — protein MTFHNQKILPAIRTMKEFDKMLQTSFQYGVFLDMHVGMLKSAVEYARQQKREMFVHLDLIQGLSSDEYATEFVCQEIKPYGIISTKGSVIKKARKKGIHATQRMFVIDSSAMKRSIELIHKTDPDFIEVLPGVVPKIIKEIKEKTGKPIFAGGLIETVEEVEAALEAGATAITTSDHQLWKHFDGN, from the coding sequence GTGACTTTTCATAATCAAAAAATCCTTCCAGCGATTAGAACCATGAAAGAGTTTGATAAAATGCTTCAAACATCCTTCCAGTATGGGGTTTTCCTTGATATGCATGTTGGAATGCTAAAGAGCGCAGTCGAGTATGCAAGGCAACAAAAGCGAGAAATGTTTGTTCATTTAGATTTAATCCAAGGTTTATCAAGTGATGAATACGCCACAGAATTCGTTTGTCAGGAAATTAAACCGTACGGTATTATCTCTACAAAAGGAAGTGTTATTAAAAAAGCTAGGAAAAAAGGAATTCATGCGACTCAACGAATGTTTGTCATTGATTCTAGTGCTATGAAGAGAAGTATTGAACTCATACATAAAACAGATCCAGACTTTATTGAAGTATTACCGGGAGTAGTGCCGAAAATTATTAAAGAGATCAAAGAAAAAACAGGAAAGCCTATCTTTGCTGGTGGATTAATTGAAACGGTAGAAGAGGTAGAAGCGGCGCTAGAAGCCGGTGCTACAGCTATCACTACATCAGATCATCAACTTTGGAAACATTTCGATGGAAATTAA
- a CDS encoding nitroreductase family protein, whose translation MNNQQVTNDFNKIVKERRSIKNYDPTVKISREEMEEILTVATTAPSSVNMQPWRFLVIESPEEKAKLAEIAKFNQNQVNTSAAVIAVFGDLQNFDYAEEIYGKAVEVGYMPQDVKENILNMFTPFFEQISREDMKDIVLIDGGLVSMQIMLAARAYGYDTNPIGGYEKDKIAEVFGMEKDRYVPVMLISMGKAADEGHRSVRLPINRVAEWK comes from the coding sequence ATGAACAATCAGCAGGTAACAAATGACTTTAATAAAATCGTAAAAGAGCGTCGTTCCATAAAAAATTATGATCCAACTGTGAAGATTAGCCGAGAAGAGATGGAGGAAATCTTAACCGTTGCAACAACTGCCCCATCTTCGGTTAACATGCAACCTTGGCGTTTTCTAGTGATTGAAAGCCCAGAGGAAAAAGCGAAGTTAGCAGAAATTGCGAAATTTAATCAAAACCAAGTCAACACTTCAGCAGCTGTCATTGCCGTATTTGGCGACTTGCAAAACTTTGATTATGCAGAAGAGATTTATGGGAAAGCTGTAGAAGTTGGCTACATGCCGCAAGATGTGAAAGAGAACATTTTGAACATGTTCACACCGTTTTTTGAGCAAATTTCTCGTGAAGACATGAAAGATATCGTGCTAATCGATGGTGGTCTTGTATCCATGCAAATCATGTTAGCGGCCCGTGCTTATGGCTATGATACTAACCCAATTGGTGGGTACGAAAAAGATAAAATTGCAGAAGTATTCGGAATGGAAAAAGATCGCTATGTTCCAGTGATGCTTATCTCAATGGGGAAAGCAGCTGACGAAGGGCACCGTTCAGTCCGTTTACCAATTAACCGCGTAGCGGAGTGGAAATAA
- a CDS encoding glycerol-3-phosphate dehydrogenase/oxidase: MTFSSTLREEVKTRLQHTNFDLIVIGGGITGAGIALDASKRGMKVALVEMQDFASGTSSRSTKLVHGGLRYLKQFEVKMVAEVGKEREIVYENGPHVTTPEWMLLPLHQGGTFGKFSTSIGLKIYDYLAGVKKSERRSMLSVSDTLSKEPLVKKDGLKGGGYYVEYRTDDARLTIEVMKEAVAHGATVMNYMKSARFLYGDKKVIGIEAEDLITKELLEIKGSKVVNAAGPWVDEVRGKDYSRNNKKLRLTKGVHIVIDQSKFPLRQAVYFDTPDGRMVFAIPRDGKAYVGTTDTFYDKEKAKPYMTDEDREYILNSIHYMFPEVKVTKEDVESSWAGIRPLIYEEGKDPSEISRRDEIWEGESGLITIAGGKLTGYRKMGETVVDLVVKRLEETAKKKFPKSTTKNMPISGGHVGGSKGFPRFVEQKAKEAVQHGLTIEQGSTLARMYGSNVDQLFKLAQAYSVTDHTSRIPATLYAQVIYSIQEEMTATPVDFFIRRTGALFFDIAWVRKWKDEVVELMNHLLKWTPEQKAKYVEELEKEIEFAVVPQA, from the coding sequence ATGACATTTTCAAGCACACTACGAGAAGAAGTAAAAACACGTTTACAACACACAAACTTTGATCTGATTGTTATCGGTGGAGGAATTACTGGAGCAGGTATTGCGCTAGATGCCTCTAAGCGAGGCATGAAAGTTGCCTTAGTGGAAATGCAGGACTTCGCATCAGGTACCTCCAGCCGTTCTACGAAATTAGTTCACGGTGGTTTACGTTATTTAAAACAATTTGAGGTTAAGATGGTGGCGGAAGTTGGTAAAGAACGTGAAATCGTATATGAAAATGGGCCTCACGTAACCACTCCAGAATGGATGCTACTACCATTACATCAAGGAGGTACGTTTGGTAAGTTCAGTACTTCTATTGGATTAAAAATATACGACTATCTTGCAGGTGTAAAGAAAAGTGAACGACGCTCTATGTTATCTGTATCCGATACTCTATCTAAAGAGCCACTGGTGAAGAAAGATGGTTTAAAAGGTGGCGGTTACTACGTTGAATATCGTACGGATGATGCTCGTCTGACTATAGAAGTGATGAAAGAAGCAGTTGCTCACGGAGCGACAGTCATGAATTATATGAAATCAGCCCGTTTTCTTTATGGTGATAAAAAAGTTATTGGAATTGAAGCAGAAGATCTAATTACGAAAGAACTTTTAGAGATTAAAGGGTCTAAAGTAGTGAACGCAGCTGGTCCTTGGGTAGATGAGGTGCGCGGAAAAGACTACAGTCGCAATAATAAAAAGCTTCGTCTGACCAAAGGTGTTCATATTGTTATTGATCAGAGTAAATTCCCGTTGCGACAAGCGGTATATTTTGATACGCCAGATGGTCGAATGGTATTCGCTATTCCACGTGATGGTAAAGCATACGTTGGGACAACGGATACTTTCTATGACAAGGAAAAAGCAAAACCATACATGACAGATGAAGATCGTGAGTACATTTTGAATAGTATTCACTACATGTTCCCAGAAGTGAAAGTGACAAAGGAAGATGTAGAGTCCAGTTGGGCTGGAATTCGGCCACTAATTTATGAAGAAGGAAAAGATCCGTCTGAGATTTCACGCAGGGATGAAATCTGGGAAGGCGAAAGCGGATTGATTACCATTGCAGGTGGAAAGCTGACAGGATATCGTAAAATGGGAGAAACAGTAGTGGATCTTGTAGTAAAACGTTTAGAAGAAACAGCTAAAAAGAAATTCCCTAAGTCCACTACGAAGAATATGCCAATCTCCGGAGGACATGTTGGAGGATCTAAAGGTTTCCCTAGATTTGTAGAGCAAAAGGCGAAGGAAGCGGTACAACACGGACTTACTATAGAACAAGGAAGTACGTTAGCTAGAATGTATGGATCTAATGTTGATCAATTGTTTAAACTAGCGCAAGCATATAGTGTAACAGACCATACTTCTCGTATTCCGGCGACTCTATATGCTCAAGTAATATATAGCATCCAAGAAGAAATGACAGCCACACCAGTAGATTTCTTCATTCGTAGAACAGGAGCATTGTTCTTTGACATTGCTTGGGTTCGAAAGTGGAAAGACGAAGTGGTTGAGTTAATGAACCACTTACTAAAATGGACTCCGGAGCAGAAAGCAAAATATGTAGAAGAGTTAGAGAAAGAAATAGAATTTGCTGTGGTACCACAAGCATAA
- the glpK gene encoding glycerol kinase GlpK, which translates to MEKYILSLDQGTTSSRAILFTKKGEIAHTAQKEFTQHFPKPGWVEHNANEIWGSVLSVIASALSESGVKPEQIEGIGITNQRETTVVWDKETGIPVYNAIVWQSRQTAEICEELKAKGLNDTFRDKTGLLIDAYFSGTKVKWILDNVDGAREKAEEGKLLFGTIDSWLIWKLSGGKAHVTDYSNASRTLMYNIYDLKWDQELLDILRVPASMLPVVRPSSEVYGTTVPYHFFGKEIPIAGAAGDQQAALFGQACYEEGMAKNTYGTGCFMLMNTGEKAVKSENGLLTTLAWGIDGKVTYALEGSIFVAGSAIQWLRDGLRLIKSAGDTEGYAEKVASTDGVYVVPAFVGLGTPYWDSDVRGAVFGITRGTSKEHFVRATLESLAYQTKDVLTAMEADSGISLKTLRVDGGAVKNNFLMQFQSDMLSVPVERPEINETTALGAAYLAGLAVGFWSNREEIATQWKKEKEFEPAMEVARKEELYSGWKKAVNATMAFK; encoded by the coding sequence ATGGAAAAATACATTTTATCTCTAGATCAAGGAACAACTAGCTCAAGAGCAATTCTGTTTACTAAAAAAGGGGAAATTGCACACACAGCACAAAAAGAGTTTACGCAGCACTTTCCAAAACCAGGTTGGGTAGAGCACAATGCAAACGAAATATGGGGATCTGTTTTGTCTGTCATTGCAAGCGCTTTATCAGAATCTGGTGTGAAACCTGAGCAAATTGAAGGAATTGGTATCACAAACCAGCGTGAAACGACGGTTGTATGGGATAAAGAAACCGGTATTCCTGTTTATAATGCTATTGTTTGGCAATCTCGTCAAACAGCCGAAATCTGTGAAGAGTTAAAGGCAAAAGGTTTAAACGATACGTTCCGAGACAAAACAGGGCTTTTAATCGACGCATATTTTTCAGGAACAAAAGTAAAGTGGATTCTAGATAATGTTGATGGAGCTCGTGAAAAAGCAGAGGAAGGTAAACTTCTATTTGGAACGATTGATTCTTGGCTAATCTGGAAGTTATCTGGTGGAAAAGCTCACGTAACAGACTACTCCAATGCTTCTAGAACATTAATGTACAACATATATGATTTGAAGTGGGATCAAGAGTTATTAGATATTTTAAGGGTACCAGCTAGCATGCTTCCGGTAGTTCGTCCATCTTCCGAAGTATACGGCACAACGGTACCATATCATTTCTTTGGGAAAGAAATACCAATTGCAGGTGCAGCAGGCGACCAACAAGCAGCTCTATTTGGGCAAGCGTGTTATGAGGAAGGAATGGCGAAAAACACGTATGGGACTGGCTGCTTTATGTTAATGAATACTGGTGAAAAAGCAGTGAAGTCAGAGAATGGTTTATTAACTACTCTTGCCTGGGGAATTGACGGGAAAGTAACCTATGCTTTAGAAGGTAGTATTTTCGTAGCGGGATCTGCAATTCAATGGTTACGAGATGGTCTACGACTAATAAAATCTGCTGGTGACACAGAAGGTTATGCGGAGAAAGTAGCGTCAACAGATGGGGTATACGTGGTACCTGCTTTCGTAGGTCTTGGTACGCCATACTGGGATAGCGATGTACGTGGAGCTGTCTTTGGCATTACACGTGGTACTTCAAAAGAACATTTTGTTCGCGCAACACTAGAATCCTTAGCGTACCAAACAAAAGATGTGCTAACAGCAATGGAAGCAGATTCTGGTATCTCCTTAAAAACACTTCGCGTAGATGGTGGAGCAGTAAAGAATAATTTCTTAATGCAATTCCAAAGCGACATGTTATCGGTTCCTGTTGAACGCCCTGAAATTAATGAAACAACTGCATTAGGAGCAGCGTATTTAGCTGGTCTAGCGGTTGGATTCTGGAGTAATCGAGAAGAAATCGCTACACAATGGAAGAAAGAGAAAGAGTTCGAACCTGCGATGGAAGTTGCGAGAAAAGAGGAATTATATAGCGGATGGAAAAAAGCAGTTAACGCAACAATGGCTTTTAAATAA
- a CDS encoding DUF805 domain-containing protein, whose amino-acid sequence MQWYVEVLKKYATFSGRARRKEYWMFALISAVISLLLGVVDNLLGLPFGLQVIYSLLVLIPGLAVCVRRLHDIGRSAWWLLIVLVPLVGAIVLLVFACLDSQEGSNKYGPNPKTL is encoded by the coding sequence ATGCAGTGGTATGTAGAAGTTTTAAAAAAATATGCGACGTTTAGTGGACGTGCGCGTCGTAAAGAATATTGGATGTTTGCTCTAATTAGTGCAGTAATATCGTTACTTTTAGGTGTAGTAGACAATTTACTAGGTCTACCATTTGGTTTACAAGTTATCTATTCTTTATTAGTTCTTATTCCAGGACTAGCAGTATGTGTTAGACGTTTACACGATATTGGAAGAAGCGCTTGGTGGCTGTTAATTGTCCTTGTTCCTTTAGTTGGAGCAATTGTCCTTCTAGTATTTGCTTGTCTAGACAGCCAAGAAGGTTCGAACAAATACGGACCTAATCCAAAGACTCTATAA
- a CDS encoding putative quinol monooxygenase: MIIIHATMHVQPEKEQEFLVELKPLVAGSQAESGNIMYKLMKDTEKEHVYTMVEVWKDLDAVSAHNASDHFTDFVGKAKNFLSAPLDVKSYDGTELKHN; this comes from the coding sequence ATGATTATTATTCATGCAACGATGCACGTTCAACCGGAAAAAGAGCAAGAATTTCTTGTAGAGTTAAAGCCGTTAGTAGCAGGTTCGCAAGCGGAAAGTGGCAACATTATGTATAAATTAATGAAAGATACAGAGAAGGAACATGTTTATACAATGGTAGAAGTATGGAAAGATCTTGACGCTGTGTCTGCACATAATGCAAGTGACCACTTTACAGATTTCGTTGGCAAAGCGAAGAACTTCTTATCTGCTCCTTTAGATGTGAAGTCATATGATGGTACAGAGTTAAAGCACAATTAA
- a CDS encoding dicarboxylate/amino acid:cation symporter has product MKNVWNLYTRSSLILKVSVALILGIIVGIVFGEDAAVIAPLGDLLLRLLNFLILPLILFTLMVGVNQTKWSTLGRMGGKTFLYYLLSSAFAIIVGITVATIFSPGTGLTLPTNETFETPNNPGIVSVLLNIVPSNIVTAFTEYNFLGIIFTAIVFGIGISYLRSTEEYREFGDQLYKVLNGLNEATLFIMKGILLYLPIGIFAIIAKTVGNQGLDTLLQLGNVVLVLYVAIAVQIIFYIIAMVFFKISPKQFFTQARTPMITAFVTQSSSGTLPVTLNAAKNLGLSKSLYGFSLPLGATINMDGAAIRIAVSAVFAANVIGNPLTITDMLVVVLIGTLASVGTAGVPGAGLVMIATVFAQLGLPMETVALLAAIDALVGMGATMLNVTGDLVGTSIIDKTEKSDNA; this is encoded by the coding sequence ATGAAAAATGTCTGGAATTTATATACACGGTCCTCTTTAATTCTTAAAGTTTCCGTTGCGCTTATTTTAGGTATTATAGTCGGAATAGTTTTTGGGGAAGATGCTGCTGTAATAGCTCCTTTAGGAGATTTACTGTTACGTTTGCTAAACTTTTTAATCTTACCATTAATTCTCTTTACATTAATGGTAGGTGTTAACCAAACAAAGTGGAGTACTTTAGGTCGAATGGGAGGAAAAACATTTCTATATTATCTTCTTTCCTCTGCATTTGCGATTATAGTCGGTATAACTGTTGCGACGATTTTTAGTCCAGGAACGGGATTGACTTTACCAACGAATGAGACGTTTGAAACGCCAAACAATCCAGGGATTGTTAGTGTCCTTTTAAATATTGTGCCGAGCAATATTGTTACGGCTTTTACAGAATATAATTTCTTAGGAATTATTTTTACAGCTATCGTATTTGGGATAGGAATCTCCTATTTGCGTTCAACAGAAGAGTATCGTGAGTTTGGAGACCAATTGTATAAAGTGTTAAATGGTCTTAATGAAGCAACCTTGTTTATTATGAAAGGAATTTTACTATATTTACCGATAGGTATCTTTGCAATTATTGCAAAAACCGTTGGAAATCAAGGTCTAGATACTTTGTTGCAACTAGGGAATGTAGTATTAGTACTTTATGTTGCAATAGCAGTACAAATTATTTTTTATATTATTGCGATGGTATTCTTTAAGATTAGTCCTAAACAGTTTTTCACACAAGCTCGTACACCAATGATTACGGCTTTTGTAACCCAAAGTAGTTCTGGAACTCTTCCAGTAACGTTAAATGCAGCGAAAAACTTAGGGTTGTCTAAAAGTTTGTATGGATTTAGTTTACCTTTAGGTGCAACTATTAATATGGATGGTGCAGCAATCCGTATTGCCGTATCTGCTGTATTCGCGGCAAATGTTATTGGTAATCCTTTAACCATTACCGATATGTTGGTAGTGGTGCTAATTGGTACGTTAGCTTCCGTCGGAACAGCTGGAGTACCAGGAGCAGGACTGGTGATGATTGCTACTGTTTTCGCACAACTTGGGTTACCTATGGAAACTGTTGCTTTGTTAGCAGCAATCGACGCATTAGTTGGAATGGGTGCTACGATGTTAAATGTTACGGGTGATCTTGTGGGGACATCTATTATTGATAAGACAGAAAAAAGCGATAATGCATAG
- a CDS encoding sterol desaturase family protein, which produces MKKEFWFYPDIICLSLLFIGSFFFFLTFATSWTQWLSILIGMVTYTLGEYLTHRFVFHMKPPKHPFFLKLMKRVHYDHHVKPKDLHLLFLPLWYSVPNIVVVAILVFFITGNLAVTSGFISGVVIFIIYYEYTHYVAHRPINPKTPWGKWMKKVHLWHHYKNEQYWYGVTSPIYDYALGTFKDQKDVEKSATARDLEKE; this is translated from the coding sequence ATGAAAAAAGAGTTTTGGTTCTATCCGGATATCATCTGTTTATCTTTGCTTTTTATCGGCAGCTTCTTTTTCTTTCTTACTTTTGCTACCTCTTGGACTCAGTGGTTGTCGATTCTTATCGGAATGGTTACCTATACATTAGGAGAATATCTTACACATCGATTCGTGTTTCACATGAAGCCACCAAAGCATCCATTTTTCTTAAAGTTGATGAAAAGAGTACATTATGATCACCACGTAAAACCAAAAGATCTGCATTTATTATTTTTACCTTTATGGTATTCTGTTCCCAATATTGTAGTAGTCGCTATTTTAGTATTTTTCATTACAGGAAACTTAGCTGTAACTAGTGGATTCATTAGCGGTGTGGTAATTTTCATCATTTATTATGAATACACACATTATGTCGCACACCGTCCAATTAATCCGAAAACTCCTTGGGGAAAGTGGATGAAGAAAGTGCATCTGTGGCACCACTATAAAAATGAACAGTATTGGTATGGGGTAACAAGTCCTATATACGATTATGCGTTAGGAACCTTTAAGGATCAGAAGGACGTGGAAAAAAGTGCTACAGCGAGGGATTTGGAGAAGGAGTGA
- a CDS encoding sensor domain-containing diguanylate cyclase, whose protein sequence is MYVDLFINICIIVALAFTYLQLRWRKLLSIFTSDTLKMIDGLAGATLGIILMNFSIAVTQQTIIDLRFIPVMLLMIFVGLNQAMISTILIVIYRFYLGANASAVGAAILLLVVLIGYYIIIKLMKDKKLINKVLVMLLHTNITFTVVISVLVKDLSILKELLPTYWVLSLLGGVASVFYVDYLIRSQELMLKYKNESTVDFLTGLNNVRAFDLQLNNLMYTAEEKKEDLSILMIDIDYFKKVNDTYGHKAGDLVLAQLGEILRKTTRSVDTVSRNGGEEFSVLLPDCHVERAEEIAERIRETVEAASFTISDHKKLSITISVGVSSYPQIVENGDDLVRYADQALYKAKRLGRNRVCIDF, encoded by the coding sequence ATGTACGTAGATCTTTTTATTAATATCTGTATTATAGTAGCACTAGCATTTACGTATCTTCAACTTAGGTGGAGGAAGCTACTTTCGATATTTACTAGCGATACGTTGAAAATGATTGACGGACTGGCAGGTGCAACGTTAGGAATCATCTTAATGAATTTTTCTATCGCAGTAACACAGCAAACAATCATTGATTTACGATTTATCCCTGTAATGTTATTAATGATTTTTGTGGGGTTAAATCAAGCCATGATTAGCACTATTCTAATTGTTATCTATCGCTTTTATTTAGGTGCTAATGCCTCTGCAGTTGGAGCTGCCATATTATTGTTAGTTGTATTGATTGGATACTATATCATAATTAAATTAATGAAAGACAAAAAATTAATCAATAAAGTATTAGTAATGTTACTTCATACTAACATTACATTTACGGTTGTTATTTCTGTCTTAGTAAAAGACCTTTCGATTCTCAAAGAACTATTACCAACATATTGGGTTCTCTCGTTACTAGGTGGGGTAGCTTCCGTATTCTATGTAGATTATTTAATACGTTCTCAAGAACTTATGCTGAAATATAAAAATGAATCGACTGTAGATTTTTTAACTGGATTAAACAATGTGAGGGCATTTGATCTTCAATTAAATAATTTAATGTATACTGCAGAAGAGAAAAAAGAAGATTTATCTATTTTAATGATAGATATTGATTATTTTAAAAAAGTTAATGATACGTATGGGCATAAAGCGGGAGATTTAGTTCTTGCTCAACTAGGAGAAATTCTAAGAAAGACTACTAGGTCAGTTGATACTGTTTCTAGAAATGGCGGAGAAGAGTTTTCTGTTTTATTACCGGACTGCCATGTTGAAAGAGCAGAGGAAATTGCAGAAAGAATTCGAGAGACAGTGGAGGCAGCGTCTTTCACTATAAGTGATCATAAAAAGCTGTCCATCACAATTTCTGTCGGTGTTTCCTCTTACCCTCAAATAGTAGAAAATGGGGACGACTTAGTAAGATACGCTGATCAAGCCTTATACAAAGCGAAGAGGCTAGGTAGAAATAGAGTGTGTATTGATTTTTAA
- a CDS encoding ABC transporter ATP-binding protein has translation MFEIRDLRYKDIIHIPSMNIPSKSIISIVGPSGSGKSTFLRLLTHLITPTKGKVLYHNEDLKEMDPISIRKKILMVPQSPVMFDGTIKDNLLIGLKFTEQEFPEDNRLKEILSMFRLNKELAEDVDHLSGGEKQRLALARSLLMYPEVLLLDEPTSALDDDTAESIMSSVMEYVKQKEMSVLMVTHDEEIAEKYAEDTIDMGPYRLTEKRDEDE, from the coding sequence ATGTTTGAAATACGCGATCTGAGATACAAGGATATTATTCATATACCTTCTATGAACATCCCTTCTAAAAGTATTATTAGTATTGTCGGGCCGAGTGGTAGTGGAAAATCAACTTTCCTTCGTTTACTTACTCATTTAATAACCCCTACAAAAGGAAAGGTTTTATATCATAATGAGGACTTAAAAGAGATGGATCCTATTTCCATTCGTAAAAAAATCTTAATGGTCCCTCAATCACCGGTTATGTTTGATGGAACGATTAAAGATAATTTACTGATTGGGTTAAAATTTACTGAACAAGAATTTCCAGAGGATAATCGACTTAAGGAAATATTAAGTATGTTTAGATTGAATAAAGAACTGGCAGAAGATGTTGACCATTTATCAGGTGGGGAAAAACAACGTTTAGCGCTCGCAAGATCATTGTTGATGTACCCAGAGGTCTTATTACTAGACGAACCGACCTCTGCGCTTGACGATGATACGGCCGAAAGTATTATGAGTAGTGTTATGGAGTATGTGAAACAAAAAGAAATGAGTGTGTTGATGGTAACACATGATGAAGAGATAGCAGAGAAATATGCAGAGGATACAATTGACATGGGGCCTTATCGTTTAACGGAAAAGAGGGACGAAGATGAATGA
- the rluF gene encoding 23S rRNA pseudouridine(2604) synthase RluF translates to MRLNKFIADSGKASRRGADRLIEEGRVKINGKKAKIGDQVHPGDEIMVNGETIRLARNNVYLVLNKPVGITCTSEKGVKGNIIDFVNHPLRISHVGRLDKESEGLILLTNDGDIVNEILRPENKHEKEYIVSVDKPITPEFVKQMSEGVKILGTKTLPCKVEQLSKFDFKITLTQGLNRQIRRMCEVLGYEVFRLQRTRIMNITLGNLPMGQWRDLSKKEREQLFRELDYTPNEW, encoded by the coding sequence TTGCGTTTAAATAAATTTATTGCAGATTCAGGAAAAGCTTCTCGCCGTGGTGCGGATCGGTTAATTGAAGAAGGTCGAGTGAAGATAAATGGGAAGAAAGCAAAAATTGGTGATCAAGTTCATCCTGGTGATGAAATTATGGTTAACGGTGAAACCATTCGTTTAGCTAGAAACAATGTATACCTTGTGTTAAATAAACCAGTTGGCATAACATGTACTTCTGAAAAAGGTGTAAAAGGGAATATCATTGATTTTGTCAACCATCCGCTACGCATTTCGCACGTAGGTCGTCTAGATAAGGAATCGGAAGGATTGATTTTACTTACAAACGATGGAGACATTGTAAATGAAATCTTACGTCCAGAGAATAAACATGAAAAAGAATATATTGTTTCAGTAGACAAGCCTATTACACCAGAATTCGTAAAGCAGATGTCTGAAGGGGTAAAAATTCTTGGGACGAAGACGTTACCTTGTAAGGTGGAACAATTGTCAAAGTTTGATTTTAAAATCACCTTAACACAGGGGTTGAACAGACAAATTCGCCGCATGTGCGAGGTGTTAGGATATGAAGTTTTTCGTTTACAAAGAACAAGAATCATGAACATAACATTAGGAAATCTTCCAATGGGGCAGTGGCGCGATCTTTCAAAAAAAGAGCGTGAGCAGTTGTTTAGAGAATTGGATTACACTCCTAACGAATGGTAA